TCTGAAAggtaaacaaatttaattcctAATCTCGAAAGGTACAGACCCCGTATTTCGAAATCTCTCAGCTAAAATTCCCTTCAAATCGGCGCTCCACTCTCTGGCGGAACTCGCCTTGCCTCGCCGCCCTTCCTCACCGGGTTTTCTTTCACCGTCCGCCTGCTTTACCAGCCCCGTCGGATTCCGGTGTGCTCCGGcagtttttttattagttgatTTGATATGATTCTTccagtattttaattttgtttctgaGTTGGTATTTTGCTGAGATTTTGAATCTTATTTTGAAAGCCACCATCTTTCTATTGTGGACAGACATCTTCCCCGTTAATTTCACAAATCTATTTTTGACCGATTAGGGCAAACgaattgtttattttgattatgaaTAGTATtaaagatttcattttttttgatCCAGTGCTTGTTTTGTAATGGTTTACAGtattaaagatttgatttttttgttgatagtATGTTCTAATTTGTGCTTCTTGCCACGCCTGTTCCCTTTTCTTGTGTAGATTTGATTGACTCAATTGCATCCCTTTCAGAATAGGATTAATCTAATAGAGTAGATTTTCTTCATCTGCTAATctcatagtattattttcagGTATTAATGAAGATCTCTAACCTTTTGGAAGGGGATTCTGAGTGTGGCATAATGAACAAAAGTGCCAAAAAGGGTCGTTTATGTGTAAGAAAATACACGACACTgagagatattttttttgcaaatctACCGGAAGAGATTACGATAGAGATCTTACAAAGACTCCCCATAAGGAGCGTTATGACGTGCAAGTGTGTTCTTAAATCATGGCGCCATCTGATTGAGGGGGATGCCTTTGGGATGTCGTATACTCCGAAACCAGGCCAATTTTTCGTGTATGTTGACTTGGAAATGAGGTACACTGTCTGCGATGAGGCCTTAAAGCCACTTTTCCAATTCAGTTCACCTTATCATGATAATATTTCTAAAGGTCACTATCGTGTTATAGTTGCTTCAGCTAATGGTTTGCTTTCAGTGTGGGATCTAAGGTATAACATTCTATTTATATGCAATCCAATGACTCGAGAGCATGTCGAGCTCCCTCCTCTATCTAAGTTCAATGGATGTTGCTTTTATGGATTAGGAGTGAGCAAAACAAGTGGTCATATAAGATTGTATATGTTGATAAAGATAGTTGTTGGGTATACACTCTAGGAACAGGGCCGTGGAGAAGCATTAAAGCAACTGATTCATGCGCTGGTTCATTGAGTTTGGTTGGTGctgcattttttaatggaaatctTCACTGGTTGACATATGATTCGAAAGATAATCTCTTTGTTTGTTGCTTTGATTTGGAAGGTGAGctctttatccatttttctcttccttGTGAGTTTGGGGGCGATACATATAGCTCCCAGGAGATATGTATTTTTGAGGGTCGGCTATGTTTAAGTGGTGTTTTAAATAGGCGTCATATCGTTATTTGGATGATGTACAACTATGGAGATGATAAATCTTGGAAAAAGGAATATAGCTTTGACTTACCCACAAATTATTCAAAGAGGCACGGCCTCAAATTCTTGGTGAATGGCGAATTGTTGATAGCAGTACCAGGTTTTTATCCGTGCACAACTCATGATCCACTAGTTTTTatcaacaccaaaaacaatgAAGCTCCGGTGGCATGTGAGACATATGGTCATTTGAAAAAAACTTATTCTTCAAGTGACCAAACTTATTCTTCCTGTATTGCTACTTATACCCCAACCTTAATTTCACTCACCACCATGGGGTGTCATAATGTTCAGCtgttaaaatttttgtaggagtattagttaaaCATATAAACAGATTGTACTTAtgtatttttggtttatttataTGCTTCTTATTTACATAATTGTAAACTTCTTGGCTATCTATAGAATTTGTCAGCGTTtgttatttaacaaatttccACATTATGTTAGAATGGTTGTGATTGTAGctaacaaaaatttcatttttgtttttaatagcaactttatatatttatcccatttataatatcaattttaactCTGTTTAATGACACCAATATTAATAGGTTTCAATTGCAATGTGAACTCTGATTAAGTTTATTCTAcagtctatttttttttaaaaaaaattccaatcaTTGtcgaactttgaaaatatgttCAACAATGTCAAATTTTTGCtaatctttttgttgtttttaaaataaggttTGTTCGATTATGCACAAATTTTATAGTTGAGAACTGGAGGACAAACTTTGG
The genomic region above belongs to Salvia hispanica cultivar TCC Black 2014 chromosome 3, UniMelb_Shisp_WGS_1.0, whole genome shotgun sequence and contains:
- the LOC125208940 gene encoding uncharacterized protein LOC125208940, whose product is MKISNLLEGDSECGIMNKSAKKGRLCVRKYTTLRDIFFANLPEEITIEILQRLPIRSVMTCKCVLKSWRHLIEGDAFGMSYTPKPGQFFVYVDLEMSVGSKEQGRGEALKQLIHALVH